A window from Thiomonas sp. FB-Cd encodes these proteins:
- a CDS encoding response regulator: MKSHQLILLVEDDAEIRHFVRVALEAAGYRVQEASECRRGLVDAAARRPDLVLLDLGLPDADGIEFLRGFRAWSLAPVIVLSARNDEGSKVASLDLGADDYLTKPFSVNELLARVRAALRRRSITEQGSVLHFGEIVVDMSKQSVVRQGVPVRLTAIEYRLLELLARNAGALLTHRRILQEVWGPNALDSQHYVRVYMGRLRHKLENEPARPCHLLTESGAGYRLVP, translated from the coding sequence ATGAAGAGCCATCAACTGATTCTCCTGGTCGAAGATGACGCGGAAATCCGGCACTTCGTGCGCGTCGCGCTCGAAGCTGCAGGGTACCGTGTGCAGGAGGCGAGCGAGTGCCGGCGGGGATTGGTCGACGCTGCAGCGCGCCGCCCCGACTTGGTGCTGCTGGACCTCGGATTGCCCGATGCCGACGGCATCGAATTCCTGCGCGGCTTCCGCGCCTGGAGTCTGGCCCCTGTCATCGTGCTCTCGGCACGCAACGACGAAGGCTCCAAGGTCGCCTCGCTGGACCTTGGAGCCGACGACTACTTGACCAAGCCGTTCAGCGTCAATGAACTGCTGGCGCGTGTTCGTGCAGCGTTGCGTCGTCGAAGCATCACCGAGCAGGGAAGCGTGCTGCACTTTGGCGAGATCGTCGTCGACATGAGCAAGCAGTCGGTCGTCAGGCAAGGCGTTCCGGTGAGATTGACAGCCATCGAATATCGCCTGTTGGAATTGCTCGCCCGTAATGCTGGAGCGCTTCTGACGCACAGACGGATTCTCCAGGAGGTCTGGGGCCCCAACGCGCTCGATAGCCAGCACTATGTGCGGGTGTACATGGGGCGGCTTCGTCACAAACTGGAGAATGAGCCTGCACGACCTTGCCACCTCCTGACGGAAAGTGGGGCTGGCTACCGGCTCGTGCCGTGA
- a CDS encoding site-specific integrase, which translates to MNRTSPPRSAQHVRSSVVPSDPIADELRRYDDHLRDVCGLAAGTRRNHCRIVAQLLRKKFAGGVVAMAKLRPADVRRFIARQLGDSPSHSAAAQVATALRSYLRYRTICGDSVASLTAVISSPVQWKLASLPRALKPDEVQRLLGAFPNGRWPRRGYAIVRCALDMGLRAGEIANLLIDDIDWREGTVTLKGTKSRRQDILPLPMTTGQALADYLQHERPATMSRAIFVRQRDLRDIPITTAAVQKVIHHACRRAGLPNSGAHVLRHTLACRLVEQGSSLKEVADVLRHRSLETTRIYAKLDTPNLAEVALPWPGSES; encoded by the coding sequence ATGAACCGAACCTCACCGCCCCGGAGCGCGCAGCATGTGCGCTCATCTGTAGTCCCTTCCGACCCGATCGCCGACGAACTGCGCCGGTACGACGACCACCTGCGTGACGTCTGCGGCCTTGCGGCGGGCACGCGTCGCAACCATTGCCGTATCGTCGCGCAGTTGTTGCGGAAGAAGTTCGCCGGTGGCGTCGTCGCCATGGCCAAGCTACGTCCAGCCGATGTTCGCCGCTTCATCGCTCGGCAACTGGGGGATAGCCCCTCGCATTCCGCCGCTGCCCAAGTGGCAACGGCCTTGCGAAGTTACCTCCGCTACCGGACGATCTGCGGTGACTCGGTTGCCAGCCTGACCGCAGTCATTTCCTCGCCGGTACAGTGGAAGCTTGCATCGCTGCCACGCGCCCTCAAGCCGGACGAAGTTCAACGGCTGCTCGGCGCATTCCCCAACGGACGCTGGCCCCGACGCGGTTATGCCATCGTCCGCTGCGCACTGGACATGGGACTGCGCGCTGGCGAGATCGCGAATCTGTTGATCGATGACATCGACTGGCGCGAAGGCACGGTCACGCTGAAAGGCACGAAGTCGCGACGGCAGGACATCCTGCCGCTTCCGATGACCACCGGACAAGCATTGGCGGATTATTTACAACATGAGCGCCCAGCAACCATGAGCCGGGCGATCTTCGTTCGCCAACGCGATTTGCGTGACATCCCGATCACGACGGCTGCGGTTCAGAAGGTCATCCACCATGCCTGCCGACGGGCAGGTTTGCCCAATTCCGGAGCGCACGTGCTGCGTCATACGCTGGCCTGTCGCCTGGTCGAGCAAGGCAGCTCGCTCAAGGAAGTTGCCGATGTCCTGCGGCACCGTTCGCTGGAAACCACCCGGATCTACGCCAAGCTCGACACGCCAAACCTTGCTGAGGTCGCGTTGCCCTGGCCAGGGAGTGAATCATGA
- a CDS encoding DUF4118 domain-containing protein, producing the protein MTDDQRPDPDALLREVEHEQKQAQQGKLRIFFGASPGVGKTYAMLGAAQQLREKGVDVVCGVVETHGRAETERLLEGLEVLPRLQPQGGARDAGEFDLAAALQRRPAVLLVDELAHSNAAGSRHPKRWQDVEELLAAGIDVYTTLNVQHLDSVSHIVASIAEVPVRETVPDSLFQQAADVVLVDLTPDELLQRLREGKVYVAAQAARALRNFFRKGNLLALRQLALRLTAERVDSQMRSYRSSQVGGEVWSASEALLVCVGPDNGPSLVRAAARLAEALHARWHVVYAETPPLQQLAEARRSAILKLLQLGRDLGAHTAVLAGQHAPSEVLAYARMHNLNRVVMARRRRLAWWREAWRESFARGLGNLAPDLDLVLLAPEPHAPPTRGAAQVSAAEVHPFPWRDYAWALAGSAALTLVAIPLSWYFHLSNIVMLFLVGVVLVAWRLGRGPAVLAAFINVLAFDFFYVPPKYSFAVSDVQYLFTFGVMLGVGLLIGHLTAGLRYQVRVANQRERRTRDLYALSRDLSGALTVEQVVDFGLGHVRNGFGARAELLLLGIDERLREADSPDPAGPIDGIDADLARWCIEHGETAGIGTNTLPALPLLYLPLKAPMRVRGVLVVAPGTPRSVLIPEQRRLLDTIASQIAIALERVHFVEVAQDTLVAMEAERLRNSVLSALSHDLRTPLTALMGATDLLRMHTPAQPARLREQVESVGKQARRLARMVDDMLEMARLQAGKVTLRKDWQSVEEVLGSALRGFEPEQLAQHPLHIDLPPELPLVHADAQLLERVFVNLFDNALKYTPAGTPIGVDARRAGDRLRVTVWDRGPGLPRGREGDLFDKFARGQVESSVPGVGLGLAICRSVVEAHGGSITAANRPDGGASFSFELPLDAPPGDDGVEDSADEEPSTDSPGRR; encoded by the coding sequence ATGACCGACGATCAACGCCCCGACCCCGACGCCCTGTTGCGCGAGGTCGAGCATGAGCAGAAGCAGGCCCAGCAGGGCAAGCTGAGGATTTTCTTCGGCGCGTCTCCAGGCGTTGGCAAGACCTACGCGATGCTCGGCGCGGCACAGCAACTGCGCGAGAAGGGCGTCGACGTCGTCTGCGGGGTCGTTGAAACCCACGGTCGAGCCGAGACCGAGCGGCTGCTCGAAGGGTTGGAGGTGTTGCCGCGCCTGCAGCCGCAGGGGGGCGCGCGCGACGCGGGCGAGTTTGACCTGGCCGCAGCGCTGCAGCGCCGGCCCGCGGTGCTGCTAGTTGACGAACTGGCGCACAGCAACGCCGCCGGCAGCCGGCATCCGAAGCGCTGGCAGGACGTCGAGGAGCTACTGGCCGCCGGAATCGACGTCTACACGACGCTCAACGTGCAGCATCTGGACAGCGTCAGCCACATCGTCGCCAGCATCGCCGAGGTACCGGTGCGCGAGACGGTCCCGGACAGCCTGTTCCAGCAGGCGGCCGACGTCGTGCTCGTCGACCTGACTCCCGACGAACTGTTGCAGCGCCTGCGCGAAGGCAAGGTCTACGTCGCCGCGCAGGCGGCGCGCGCGCTGCGCAATTTCTTCCGCAAGGGCAACTTGCTCGCGCTGCGCCAACTCGCACTGCGCCTGACCGCCGAGCGCGTCGACAGCCAGATGCGCAGCTATCGAAGCAGCCAGGTCGGGGGCGAGGTCTGGAGTGCGTCGGAGGCGCTGCTGGTATGCGTGGGGCCGGACAACGGCCCGAGCCTGGTGCGCGCGGCGGCGCGCCTGGCCGAGGCGCTGCACGCGCGCTGGCACGTGGTCTACGCCGAGACGCCGCCGCTGCAGCAGCTCGCCGAGGCGCGCCGCTCGGCGATCCTGAAGCTGCTTCAGCTCGGCCGCGATCTCGGCGCGCACACCGCGGTGCTCGCGGGCCAACATGCACCCTCGGAAGTGCTCGCCTACGCGCGCATGCACAACCTGAACCGCGTCGTGATGGCGCGTCGCCGCAGGCTGGCGTGGTGGCGCGAGGCATGGCGCGAATCCTTCGCCAGGGGGCTGGGAAACCTGGCTCCCGACCTCGATCTGGTGCTGCTCGCCCCCGAGCCACACGCGCCACCCACGCGCGGCGCCGCGCAGGTGTCCGCCGCCGAAGTCCACCCGTTTCCGTGGCGGGACTATGCGTGGGCGCTGGCCGGCAGCGCCGCGCTGACCCTGGTGGCGATACCCCTGAGCTGGTACTTCCACCTGTCGAACATCGTCATGCTGTTCCTGGTCGGGGTGGTGCTGGTGGCGTGGCGCCTGGGTCGCGGCCCGGCGGTGCTGGCGGCCTTCATCAACGTGCTGGCCTTCGACTTCTTCTACGTGCCGCCGAAGTACTCCTTCGCCGTCAGCGACGTCCAGTACCTGTTCACCTTCGGCGTGATGCTCGGCGTCGGCCTGCTCATCGGGCACCTCACCGCTGGATTGCGCTACCAGGTGCGCGTGGCCAACCAGCGCGAGCGCCGCACCCGGGATCTCTACGCGCTGTCGCGCGACCTTTCGGGGGCGTTGACGGTCGAGCAAGTGGTCGATTTCGGGTTGGGGCATGTGCGCAACGGTTTCGGCGCGCGGGCCGAACTGTTGCTGCTGGGCATCGATGAACGCCTGCGCGAGGCCGACTCGCCGGACCCCGCCGGCCCGATCGACGGCATCGACGCCGATCTGGCGCGCTGGTGTATCGAGCACGGCGAGACGGCCGGAATCGGCACCAACACGCTGCCCGCGCTGCCGTTGCTTTACCTGCCGTTGAAGGCGCCGATGCGGGTGCGAGGGGTGCTGGTCGTCGCTCCCGGAACGCCGCGCAGCGTGCTCATTCCGGAACAGCGCAGGCTGCTCGATACCATCGCATCGCAGATCGCGATCGCGCTGGAGCGGGTCCATTTCGTCGAGGTCGCGCAGGACACGCTGGTCGCGATGGAGGCGGAACGCTTGCGCAATTCGGTGCTGTCGGCGCTCTCGCACGACCTGCGCACGCCGCTGACCGCCCTGATGGGCGCCACGGACCTGTTGCGTATGCACACGCCCGCCCAGCCCGCCCGGTTGCGCGAGCAGGTCGAGTCGGTGGGCAAGCAGGCGCGCCGCCTGGCGCGCATGGTTGACGACATGCTGGAGATGGCCCGCCTGCAGGCTGGCAAGGTCACGTTGCGCAAGGACTGGCAATCGGTGGAGGAGGTGCTCGGAAGCGCGCTGCGCGGCTTCGAGCCCGAGCAGCTGGCGCAGCACCCGCTGCACATCGATCTGCCACCCGAGCTTCCGCTGGTGCACGCCGACGCGCAGCTGCTCGAGCGCGTGTTCGTCAACCTGTTCGACAATGCGCTGAAGTACACGCCGGCGGGTACGCCGATCGGGGTCGATGCGCGGCGCGCGGGCGATCGTCTGCGGGTCACCGTCTGGGACCGCGGGCCGGGGCTGCCTCGCGGACGCGAAGGTGATCTGTTCGACAAATTCGCGCGCGGACAGGTCGAGTCCAGCGTCCCGGGGGTCGGGCTCGGCCTGGCGATCTGCCGTTCGGTGGTCGAGGCCCACGGCGGATCCATCACCGCGGCCAACCGGCCCGACGGAGGCGCCAGCTTCAGCTTTGAATTGCCGCTGGACGCGCCGCCCGGCGACGACGGCGTCGAGGACAGCGCAGATGAAGAGCCATCAACTGATTCTCCTGGTCGAAGATGA
- the soxC gene encoding sulfite dehydrogenase encodes MLNNRGGWEEQPPNPADLPPNVPPWMQEQGRPLTPYGHPSPYEKAVVRVPTNLTPTELSSWNFTPLQYLQGTVTPNGLHFERLHAGVPDIHPSQHRLLIEGMVKRPIVLTMDDLMRYPSVSRFHFLECSGNTLTEWRKPVGKNVQYTHGLLSCAEWTGVPLAAILDEVGVDPKATWALAEGADAAAMDRSIPVQKLWEDAILAYAQNGEMLRPSQGYPLRLLLPGYEGNMNIKWLRRLKFGSAPFETYEETAYYTELMKNGKARQFNFIMEAKSVITYPSGDMKLQQPGYHQISGLAWSGNGRISRVDVSTDAGRTWRQAVLQGPVQSRCLTRFRLDWQWSGAPATLQSRCVDETGYVQPTIDQLVAARGYNSVYHMNGIQSWKVAANGEVSNVHA; translated from the coding sequence ATGCTCAACAATCGCGGTGGTTGGGAAGAGCAGCCCCCCAACCCAGCCGATCTGCCACCCAACGTCCCACCGTGGATGCAGGAGCAGGGGCGCCCTTTGACGCCTTATGGCCATCCATCTCCCTATGAAAAGGCGGTGGTGCGGGTCCCGACGAATCTCACACCCACCGAGTTGTCCTCCTGGAACTTCACACCGCTGCAGTATCTGCAGGGCACTGTGACGCCGAACGGGCTGCATTTCGAGAGGCTCCATGCTGGCGTTCCAGACATCCACCCATCACAGCACCGGCTGCTGATCGAGGGGATGGTCAAACGCCCCATCGTCCTGACCATGGACGATTTGATGCGCTATCCCAGCGTTTCCCGGTTTCACTTCCTGGAATGCTCCGGCAACACCTTGACCGAGTGGAGAAAACCCGTTGGGAAAAATGTGCAGTACACCCATGGACTATTGAGTTGTGCCGAGTGGACGGGTGTGCCGCTTGCCGCCATCCTCGACGAAGTTGGCGTCGATCCAAAGGCAACATGGGCATTGGCCGAAGGCGCGGATGCCGCAGCTATGGATCGCAGCATTCCGGTGCAAAAGCTCTGGGAAGACGCGATCCTCGCCTATGCGCAAAACGGTGAAATGCTGCGCCCCTCCCAAGGCTACCCCTTGCGCCTGTTACTGCCCGGTTATGAGGGGAACATGAACATCAAGTGGCTACGACGCCTGAAGTTTGGTTCCGCTCCATTCGAGACCTACGAGGAAACCGCCTACTACACCGAGTTGATGAAAAACGGCAAAGCACGGCAGTTCAACTTCATCATGGAAGCTAAGTCGGTCATCACCTACCCATCGGGCGACATGAAACTGCAGCAGCCCGGCTACCACCAAATCTCTGGGTTGGCTTGGTCAGGCAACGGCCGCATCAGTCGGGTTGACGTTTCGACCGACGCTGGGCGGACCTGGCGCCAGGCTGTGCTGCAGGGTCCTGTGCAGTCGCGTTGCCTGACCCGATTCCGGCTGGACTGGCAGTGGAGTGGTGCGCCCGCAACGCTGCAAAGCCGATGTGTTGATGAAACTGGCTATGTGCAGCCGACCATCGACCAACTCGTCGCCGCGCGTGGCTACAACTCGGTCTATCACATGAACGGCATCCAAAGTTGGAAGGTCGCGGCCAATGGGGAGGTGAGCAATGTTCACGCGTAA
- a CDS encoding c-type cytochrome, translating into MALVGLSLANVAAAHDHASLAFGTPATQAQIAGWNLDVVPSGAGLPSGRGTPAEGSKLYAAQCAVCHGAEGQGMAVPGHGMFPRLVGGIGTITTDAPVKTVGSFWPYATGLFDYIRRAMPFTKPQSLTSDQVYALTAFILAKNGIIPNDAVMNAQTLPAVKMPNRDGFYSRPEPETDNIARYSVTGP; encoded by the coding sequence GTGGCTCTCGTCGGCCTCTCGCTGGCGAATGTGGCGGCAGCTCACGACCATGCGTCACTGGCTTTTGGTACGCCCGCAACGCAAGCGCAAATCGCCGGCTGGAATCTAGACGTGGTGCCTAGCGGTGCGGGATTGCCGTCTGGACGTGGCACACCGGCAGAAGGCTCGAAGTTATATGCGGCGCAGTGCGCAGTTTGCCATGGGGCCGAAGGCCAGGGCATGGCTGTCCCCGGGCACGGCATGTTTCCACGCCTTGTCGGTGGCATTGGGACCATCACGACGGATGCCCCAGTGAAGACGGTTGGAAGTTTCTGGCCGTATGCGACCGGTTTGTTCGACTACATCCGCCGCGCCATGCCATTCACCAAGCCGCAATCACTGACTAGCGACCAGGTTTATGCCTTAACCGCTTTTATTTTGGCGAAGAACGGGATCATTCCGAACGACGCTGTGATGAATGCCCAGACGTTGCCAGCGGTGAAGATGCCAAACCGTGATGGCTTCTATTCAAGGCCCGAACCAGAAACGGATAATATCGCTAGGTATTCTGTCACTGGGCCATGA
- a CDS encoding GyrI-like domain-containing protein, whose protein sequence is MAPGRFRRAPNWQIWSAVFVVPHFSRGIVMQIRIVEFQPTCVAPLSHWGAPGLVNASVQRFIAWPKQSGQSPVQSSRTFGIPHGNPDTAPPDEFRFDTCVDISVIALWLGHESPATTHQYVEADLAMKERALARLQEPEAKPRRYRAPDSLIDFLRTL, encoded by the coding sequence ATGGCGCCAGGCCGCTTCCGGCGCGCGCCGAACTGGCAGATCTGGAGCGCGGTGTTCGTCGTCCCCCATTTTTCCAGGGGCATTGTCATGCAAATCCGCATTGTCGAATTCCAACCCACCTGTGTCGCGCCCCTGTCGCACTGGGGAGCCCCCGGCCTGGTCAACGCCAGTGTGCAGCGTTTCATCGCGTGGCCTAAGCAAAGCGGCCAGTCGCCAGTGCAAAGTAGCCGCACCTTCGGCATTCCCCACGGCAACCCGGACACCGCGCCACCCGACGAGTTTCGCTTCGACACCTGCGTCGACATCAGCGTCATTGCGCTTTGGCTCGGCCATGAGAGTCCGGCAACGACTCACCAATACGTCGAAGCCGACTTGGCAATGAAGGAACGGGCACTGGCCCGGCTTCAAGAGCCAGAAGCCAAGCCTCGCCGCTATCGGGCACCCGACTCGCTGATCGACTTCCTCCGGACGCTCTGA
- a CDS encoding tyrosine-type recombinase/integrase, translated as MRRQPKPPPSFPALVQAFFVEHLTQQRALSPQTVAAYRDAFLLFLGFAEARLGRSPALITLADITPDLITAFLDHLERERHNSVRSRNARLAALRSFLKFAAHRDVSSLQVVERALGVPAKRFERPMLGYLSREEMLAVIGTPDGTWFSQRDHVLLLLLYNTGARVSEITGVKVGEVVLDDRAACVHLHGQGRKQRSVPLWRSTVRAIRAWFRRNPQFDSDSPLLPNRDGQAMSRWNVMQRLDHAVQLAAESCPDLATHHISPHVIRHTTAMHLLQAGVDISVIALWLGHESPATTHQYVEADLAMKERALARLQEPETKLRRYRAPDSLFDFLRTL; from the coding sequence ATGCGTAGACAACCCAAACCACCGCCATCGTTTCCCGCGCTTGTGCAAGCCTTCTTCGTCGAGCATCTGACGCAACAACGCGCACTCAGCCCGCAGACGGTTGCCGCCTACCGGGATGCCTTCCTGCTCTTCCTGGGCTTTGCCGAGGCGCGCCTTGGCCGTTCGCCAGCGCTGATCACGCTGGCCGACATCACGCCGGACCTGATCACGGCCTTCCTCGATCATCTGGAACGCGAGCGGCACAACAGCGTGCGCAGCCGCAATGCCCGTCTCGCGGCGCTGCGTTCATTCCTGAAGTTCGCCGCGCACCGCGATGTGTCATCGCTGCAGGTGGTCGAACGCGCGCTCGGCGTTCCGGCAAAGCGCTTCGAGCGCCCGATGCTTGGCTATCTGTCCCGGGAGGAAATGCTGGCGGTGATCGGAACGCCGGACGGCACGTGGTTCAGCCAACGGGATCATGTGTTGCTGCTGTTGCTCTACAACACCGGTGCCCGGGTTTCCGAGATTACCGGCGTGAAGGTCGGAGAGGTGGTGCTCGACGATAGGGCCGCCTGCGTTCATTTGCACGGCCAGGGACGCAAGCAGCGCAGCGTGCCGCTGTGGCGTTCGACCGTCAGGGCAATCCGAGCCTGGTTCCGGCGAAATCCGCAGTTTGATTCGGACTCGCCATTGCTGCCCAATCGGGACGGCCAAGCGATGTCGCGATGGAACGTGATGCAGCGACTGGATCACGCCGTACAGCTTGCCGCAGAATCCTGCCCCGATTTGGCAACACACCACATCTCGCCGCATGTGATTCGCCACACGACGGCAATGCACCTTCTGCAGGCCGGCGTCGACATCAGCGTCATTGCGCTTTGGCTCGGTCATGAGAGTCCGGCAACGACCCACCAATACGTCGAGGCCGATCTGGCCATGAAGGAACGGGCGCTGGCCCGGCTTCAAGAGCCAGAGACCAAGCTTCGTCGCTATCGGGCACCCGACTCGCTGTTCGACTTCCTGCGGACGCTCTGA
- a CDS encoding HD domain-containing protein, producing the protein MSDSTLPYPLGLSMLPQIFRLTSLQTRVDNRGEATLTAHLFHERAQLKVRWTARTVDARLQAGLLVGPRWTGPASSLDGCLRIARLAILDRPVATLSLFDTVPPGWVRERSLVQRAAALIAELPASYQRLFHAVLWEENRFWGFCTGPSSMHGHHNGTSGNLRHTVEVAEQVRALCAERLYVHRDLAVLSALLHDCGKAVEYRLKPDGSWGLSDRGRLLGHRVTAIEWIAAAMARWAIRLPDGHAQVLLHNLSAVAHAPRWMGLREPQTPEAEILSLADRLSGTDDLMQRCLPDTGGWGHYHRHLGRQPFRVVATQAAAEMA; encoded by the coding sequence ATGTCTGATTCCACACTGCCCTACCCTCTGGGTCTGTCCATGCTGCCGCAGATCTTCCGCCTCACCAGCCTGCAGACGCGCGTTGACAATCGTGGGGAGGCCACGCTCACCGCACATCTGTTTCACGAGCGCGCCCAACTCAAGGTGCGTTGGACGGCACGCACGGTTGATGCGCGGCTGCAAGCCGGCCTGCTCGTGGGTCCCCGCTGGACAGGGCCTGCCAGCAGCCTCGATGGTTGCCTGCGCATTGCGCGGCTAGCCATCCTGGATCGGCCTGTCGCGACGCTGTCCCTTTTTGACACCGTTCCCCCTGGCTGGGTGCGCGAACGCAGCCTGGTCCAGCGTGCGGCTGCCCTGATTGCCGAATTGCCGGCGTCGTACCAACGCTTGTTCCATGCCGTACTCTGGGAGGAGAATCGATTTTGGGGTTTCTGTACTGGGCCGTCCTCCATGCATGGTCACCACAACGGCACGAGCGGCAATTTGCGGCACACGGTGGAAGTCGCCGAGCAGGTACGCGCGCTGTGTGCTGAGCGCCTGTATGTGCACCGCGACCTCGCGGTGCTGTCGGCGTTGCTACATGATTGTGGCAAAGCGGTGGAATACCGGCTCAAGCCTGATGGGAGCTGGGGGCTGTCCGATCGTGGGCGGCTGCTCGGCCACCGGGTCACGGCCATCGAGTGGATTGCGGCGGCCATGGCCCGCTGGGCGATTCGACTGCCCGATGGCCATGCGCAGGTGTTGCTGCACAACCTGAGTGCCGTGGCCCATGCCCCCAGATGGATGGGGTTGCGCGAGCCGCAGACGCCGGAGGCGGAAATCCTGTCTTTGGCCGATCGCCTCTCGGGCACGGATGATCTGATGCAGCGCTGCCTGCCTGATACAGGAGGCTGGGGGCACTATCACCGTCATCTGGGACGGCAGCCATTTCGGGTAGTGGCCACCCAGGCCGCTGCTGAAATGGCTTGA
- a CDS encoding tyrosine-type recombinase/integrase — translation MSRRQSLQARINDYLAERRRQGFHLRSRDAFLSGFARFVEAKRHRGPLTAELMVEWVRAAKGGDGDAGTWARSWGRLRHFICYLQQFEPDTEIPEASLFGPEPGRVAPHIYRDDEIVDLLAAARRLAPAGSLRPLTYETLFGLMASTGLRVSEAIHLRDADVDLKRGMLTIRQTKFAKSRQLPIHPSTVKALVRYRKQRERHVPTTADMPFLISSRGRRQGLLLGERQAHRVFTGLRDGLGWVNRGGHEAPRLHDLRHTFAVRRLVRWYADGAEVDQKMLALSTYMGHAEIFYTYWYLTAVPELMAIAARRFEQFADLVGDDDDA, via the coding sequence ATGAGCCGGCGCCAAAGCCTGCAGGCCAGAATCAACGACTATCTGGCCGAGCGTCGCCGTCAGGGTTTCCACCTGCGCTCCCGTGATGCCTTCCTCTCTGGCTTTGCCCGCTTCGTCGAGGCCAAGCGCCATCGGGGTCCGCTGACGGCGGAACTCATGGTCGAATGGGTGCGTGCTGCCAAGGGTGGCGATGGCGATGCGGGCACCTGGGCGCGCAGTTGGGGAAGGCTGCGGCACTTCATCTGCTACCTGCAGCAGTTCGAGCCGGACACCGAGATTCCTGAGGCGTCGCTCTTCGGTCCGGAACCCGGCCGCGTTGCACCACACATCTACCGTGACGACGAGATCGTCGACTTGCTCGCTGCGGCACGCAGACTCGCCCCCGCCGGCAGCCTTCGGCCGTTGACCTACGAAACCCTGTTCGGCCTGATGGCCTCGACCGGGTTGCGCGTTTCCGAAGCCATTCACCTGCGCGATGCGGATGTCGATCTCAAGCGCGGGATGCTGACGATACGGCAGACCAAGTTCGCCAAGTCCCGGCAACTGCCGATCCATCCCAGCACGGTCAAGGCGCTGGTGCGCTACCGGAAACAACGTGAGCGGCATGTTCCGACGACAGCCGACATGCCGTTCCTGATCAGCAGCCGTGGCCGCCGACAGGGCCTGCTGCTTGGCGAGCGGCAGGCACACCGCGTCTTTACCGGCCTGCGTGACGGTCTTGGCTGGGTCAATCGCGGTGGACACGAGGCACCCCGTTTGCATGACCTGCGCCACACCTTCGCCGTCCGGCGGCTGGTGCGCTGGTACGCCGACGGCGCCGAGGTCGACCAGAAGATGCTGGCGCTGTCGACCTACATGGGTCATGCCGAGATCTTCTACACATACTGGTATCTCACCGCCGTTCCCGAGTTGATGGCGATCGCTGCCCGCCGGTTCGAACAATTCGCCGATCTCGTGGGAGATGATGATGATGCGTAG
- a CDS encoding sugar O-acetyltransferase: MDTDPSRHTKRVATSSSEWAAEADDIRRGMRLAAELNKLGIDDGRLIRELFGELTGQPVDESFTLLPPFYTTSGRRIRVGHKVFINQCCTIYDLGGVEIGDLVMIGPNVNLITTGHAMAPSERRKIIESRPIVIGRNVWIATGATILGGVTVGDNAVVGAGAVVTHDVPPNTFVAGVPARVVRQLEAGEDRDVSSAACAPAAL, encoded by the coding sequence ATGGACACGGACCCTTCCCGACACACGAAGCGCGTGGCGACATCCAGCTCCGAGTGGGCTGCTGAAGCCGACGACATCCGCCGCGGCATGCGCCTGGCCGCGGAGCTGAACAAACTGGGTATCGACGATGGGCGCCTTATCCGGGAACTCTTCGGTGAATTGACCGGACAGCCGGTCGACGAGAGCTTCACGCTGCTGCCGCCCTTCTACACCACCAGCGGGCGTCGTATCCGGGTCGGGCACAAGGTGTTCATCAACCAGTGCTGTACCATCTACGACCTGGGCGGCGTGGAGATCGGCGACCTCGTGATGATCGGGCCGAACGTGAACCTGATCACCACGGGCCACGCGATGGCGCCGTCGGAGCGCCGCAAGATCATCGAATCGCGGCCTATCGTCATCGGGCGTAACGTATGGATCGCCACCGGCGCGACGATCCTGGGCGGGGTAACCGTCGGCGACAACGCAGTGGTGGGCGCCGGCGCCGTGGTCACGCACGACGTGCCGCCGAATACCTTCGTGGCCGGCGTGCCAGCGCGAGTCGTGCGGCAGCTGGAAGCGGGCGAAGACCGCGATGTGTCTTCCGCAGCCTGCGCGCCGGCGGCGCTCTGA